The genomic region gtttgtaatttttattttaaggctttttattatttgttttagtacttagtttgtttttaataaaaatataccaaaatacaaacgtccggaacacttattatatacaccatttagtttttatatgtaaaaataaaatgttatcgaggttagaatttcagttttgaccctactcaccccattttacggtactagcTTAATAGATTTGAAATTTAGGGGCAAAGTGCACACACCGAAACAACACAATCTGCTGAAAATTCATTGAATTTGATCTCATTTTCAATTGTTGTGCTTGTTTTCTGttgttgtttaaaaaaacagcgaatagaatagaatagagagcgtttattcgtgacaaaaaataaaagaaaacaacaagTAACATAACATAATAGCAAAATCGAGCAGCAATATATTGCCGATCGTTCTATTCGAATGACAAAacaaatgtattatttaatgAATGTAGACGAagttaactaggtaggtacttactctgGTACATTCATCTACTTACAACTTGAGAATCGCGTGCAATCAAGAAGCCAAACAAATTTGATTTCGTTTCGCAAGAATGCTCGTGTTTATCTGCGTATCTGTTTAGCTTTTTACTAATAAGTAACTAaaatctactcaaaggttaactggaagagatccctcaaagggataagttcgtctttgtacttcttactaattgtatgttatttttaatatgtctttttgtacaataaagagtttactactactactactaaatctGTATTATATACCATTAAAGAAAAGTTATCAAAAATTATCATGCCAAATACCGGCTTTATTAGCTTTACCAGAAGTGTTAATAAAATAGCGTCACTTACATAGACTTTTCTGGGAATGCTCCAGTCAGTAATGCAATAACGCATTACTGATTGGAgcatcgcgcgcgtgatgcgaactcaccAACCAAttgcgttgtagcggtgtcatggctcctctacacaatgggccagcgccggccactccaagggacgcatttatgcgttagagggagcaagtgatattgctatctcattctaccgcatggctgcgtcccttggagcggccggcgctggcccatcgtgtaaagGAGCCATCATACCACTgcactggccccattcatgccccattcttattgcccttACGGGCAGTCCTGAGATTTATAGGTACGTCAATGGTTATAAAATGATTTGTGTGACTCAAAACCTTTCTTATTTGCAGTCAGAATTCTGGCGACGCAAGATGCGCACAGTGCACAACATCCTGGACGTGGACAAGGACGGGCTGATCTCGTTCAACGACTTCAAACTGTTCGCGAACCGGTTCCAGAGCCTCGGCCATCTTGACGAGCAGCAGGCTAAAGAGTTCTCCGAGATTATCAAGGTACCATTCGAAATGTTTCTATCCTAGAAGTAAGGTCTTGTTTAACTACTTCAAGCATGAGTCATCTCGATGTGCTCATCGATCCCTAATCCCTTGCCTAATTGATTATCAAGGACCAAGGTACCTTTCAAATGAAATATTCTGGAGGTAAGTTCTCGTTCAGCACTTCAAGCTGTACGCAAATTGGTCCCACCGGTTCACGTctttatacgatatcatttcAACGAAAGAGTTTTTCTAGTCAATGTGACTAAATATTATACATTCTGTtctttagaaaatatttatttggcgtaaaaaACATACATTAGGTACAACAGAAAATTAACTAAAGAAAGGTACACCAAATAGGATGCCGCTCAGCATAAGCAGTGTCTCTAAGACACTGCGCTGGTTTTCGGGGCACCCAAAATTAAAAGCTAAAACTTAAAACTGATACATAAACAGAACAGATAGAATCAGAACATTAAGACAGATTAGACATAACACgtgtaagggccaccccacatctggcgtctttcgagcgtcggcgtcggtcagcgctatggaaaatgacgtcgctgcgcagttgcgtcgacgttgcgtcgacgttgagtcgagcagggccataaagttgtagacgccgacgagacgccgacgctcgaaagacgctagatgtggggtggccctaagaaGGAAAGAAAGAGAGAGAGTCGACAAATATATCTTTATATTGACGAGTGACTTTTAAACTTGTTTCAGCACACATGGGAGGAGCAGTGGGGCGCCATAGACCCCTACAACTTCGTGACGGTGGAGCAGTATTTAGAAGACATGCACCACGTGCTCAACGACAAGACGCTCAAGAAGAAGGCGCACCGCTGGCTGCCGTACCTCTTCAAGGTGAGATTTAATTCCTTCTTCTGAGTATTTACTGTACAGTATTTACTAGAGAAATATCTGATTAAAATTACCTGTAAAGAAGCGAGCATCTCCAAAGAGCTTGTATTGCCGAGAAGTGCCTGAAGGAAATATTCAGGTCACTTGAAATTGTACATCGATCGTGCtcgccacagaacaagtagaatggcgatgcgagcagggtacgtgtcgccgccggttatgagcaaacgctcgcatgctaatactcgcccgcgctgaccgaaaaacgtaaacatgccttttgcgccacaataaccttcagattaagaagccagacattaaatctgtctaaaggaggcgtatccattcaccacgcacacaagtttttactaccgttgcgcgagtgttagtaaatgtggagaggaacgagcggcgacaccggttccgatactaactgcgcgcgatagccattctaacctcttcaatatgttctgtggtgctTGCGTATCGCGGCCTTTTTTGCCACGATGTATTtcttagttttagtttttttatctTCAAATACAAGTGACAATCTCAATGGAATTGGACAATAGCCAAGTTTTCATGCTGGACAAAGCACAAACAATCATGCTAGAAAACTTTTGTATGTCTTCAAGCTAAATATCAGTAGCAAATGTTGTAAAACAATATTCAAGGTGTCTTTATACAGACACCTTGAATATTGTAATtactctttttattttattgtgagcctattgtgtcccactgctgggcaaaggcctcccccctcttcttccATTCATCCCGGTTTTGAGCTATATCTGGCCAAGTCGCTCAAAAAGGAGTCTAagtcccgccatcgccgacgaggtctgcTGTATCCGCGGTTTAACTCGTGGGGCGCCCACTCTGTGGTTATCTTGGCCCACAAATCATGTCAGTCCCACTTTAACTTTGCCGCTTTTCGAGCTACATCTTTTATTTGAGTTTTTGAGTGCAGCGTGGTGTTCCGGATGCGATCCCTTAGTTTCCCACCTatatgctgcgctccatagctcTCAGGCAAACTCTTTTTAAGTATTACAGAATGTAAATACGTTTATTCGTTATTTCAGGCGGTGGACAAGGACAAGTCCGGGTTCATCTCAGTGAAGGAGTTCAAGCTGTTCTTCCAGTGCCTGGGGCTGGACAACGAACATGCCGCCGTTGCTTTTGCCGTTATCGATGTCAACGGGGTAAGAATAAAGCCCTTGccacacggtcgccgacaagcccctcagaccgcgtggccttggtctggacggaccgtgtagacagttgtttccaacaaaatttgaccaaaactgaccaaggtcagaccaaggacagacggttagaaggcttgtcggcgaccgtgtagcaagggcttaagggctgatttagacggtgcgggaactcgcatgcgagtttcattacattgcgtcatttgatcggtcggctgaattgatgtcactcagtggtccgcaatgtaactatagatggtcaaaccaatttgtcagtaaataggaacgaaaaaaactatactcatccttttctgttgggtgctagtactagtgtaagacaaggatagtatgactctctctgtctatgtttgaaataagacagtcctttgacacactataaaatcgcatacgagttctcgcaccgtctaaaggACCATTTACATTATACAACTTTCTTGCActttcatacaataaaattgaggCAATAAAATATTGCTCAGTCTAACCCTACGTGATATTCTTGAATATTGAAAGCAACTTAAATACAATACTGGCGTAGGTGTAAACTGAGACCAATAGTTAATTGCATGCCAGAATTGCCGTTCTATTTATCATTTCAAAGATGGATCCCGTGCGTGAAGGTGTGTTGAGCGCATAGACGGCgcgaaaactcgcatgcgatattagttacattgcggattgttggttacgtccaattcaaccgaccgatcaaaacccgcaatgtaatgaaactcgcatgaattctcgcatcgtctaaattgGTCCTTactatcatcatatcagccttttatcgcccactgctgagcataggcctctcttcgagtacgccacttatcccggtcctgagccaatctcatccagaagtgacccgcaatcttccgaatatcgtccaccAAACGGAGGCCAGCTaaagggatgatgacacatgttgaattttataacaaaatctagtaaaatagatataaaacgagcaatttatcacaacaatgtggatattaaaataaaatattgaaaaattacaaaaatacaggacctgaaagtttcaaaaattaagttttttttttttacttccaaaaacgataaaagtaagggtaccattcgattgcttacatttcatccaaaaaaatattatacagcaactatatacataaacgcaatatttcaccgacaaaaacgcaattttcttgttttgtccatacgacaagatgggctctcagagaccttgacgtcacgttcccttatcgttttgttaagggcgtttcgcgagttaagtgcgactgtcggcctttgactacaatttctgacttttgtgttactttaatgcaatgggcccCATAtaaacatttgatcctaaaaacaaacccgatcgatcgataccataaatgaaaattagtcatgtagtaTATAGATAGCCTATGCCTATATTTGTAGGACATCAAtaaatgtatgtacttacctatcaatatttttttttgtcaacagGACGGCAAACTCTCCCTAAAAGAGTTCGTAAAGCTGGGCAAGGACTTTTTCTTCACCGAGGACGAGAGGCGAGTTTCCAAGATGTTCTGGGGACCTCTAGTCGAAGTGTAAGGCGAAACCGACCTTAACTTAACGCTCTAAGAGTCATTTTAGCTTGTAAGCTAGGCGTCCATCTGAATATTGTACTGTTTGCAACTAGAACCATGTCGTATTGACAGATAGTAAGAGATTGCttacaatttaatttgtaaagttACTTTTACATAGTTCCAATGCAGAGGGTTAAATTGTTTGTGCAAAGTTTAAACTTTTATGCAATATGATGTTTAGTGGAttggttataatattataaaatgtttGCAAGGTTTTAAAAAATCTTGAATTTTAATAGAtctaaaaatgaatttttgaaTAATATTGGTATAGAAAATCAGATAAAATAGAGGAAAAATTGTAAATGATTTGTTTATGTTGTATTAAGTAGTGTTGTATCCTTCAATGCCTGATTTTAAGCATTGTTAGATGTCTATATATGTTAAAATCAATCACagtaaataattgaaaaaaaaaaaaaccatgatGTATCAATTAAAATTCTACTGATTTTCTATATAATATAAGCCAAGAGCATTTAGAGAAATAGATTTAATCAATATCTACATTAAAATGAAGGTCTGTAATGACGCTAAATTGAATGCAGAGACTATCATCAGTAATATtgacattaattttaattaatgaatgatattaatattggttgaaaaaaaaaaacaaaatcatgAACCGAAGTAATGACATtatttgatgatattattaCTGATGTACTGGTCTGTAATTTTGCAACTGcatattataataagttttttgtaGACATTCCTATTTAAGGTTTttcttatgtaggtattatataagTCTTATGACTGAATCGCTCAATATTTGagcgaagaaaaaaaaaagaaaataattgtaaaacTACCAAAAAAATAATCTCAAATAAAGTTCTGATAATAATTATTGGTTGAATTGTATTTTCACTTTGTTAAATCATCTTGCTTTCCTGAAATAGGGGGATCGATAAATGTTTTCTTGTTATTTTAGCACCTACATATGTAAATGAAACATAAAACTAATAATGATCATTACTGACATTTATTTACTAATCTCAAACACCAAtgacaatacaaaaaaaatcaacagTTAATTACTACgaaattttacaatttaattctaaattacaataattttatagaaatcgAGTTTTACTCGAAACACAATTAATTAGAGCCATACAGTTGAGCAAAGTAaaagaatgaaatgaaatacgGATTTCTAATGACCAAAAAAGGGTGAAATTTACGATAATAAATAGTTACATGCAATAACTACCTGTCTACATACGTGTAAGTCATAgcaattttaattgttttccttcgaaGACTTTGACAAAACGCCTACGCAACAGTTTACAAAAATACACATCTTGTAGGTCTAACCACTGAATAGCTAAAGCTGAAGAATTTTATACACTCTAGACAAATTTGGAATATATTTAAGTTCaatttattattgtttcatgTAATAATCAGTATCATTGAAATGGCACAGTTATATCAAAGAGACATTACATTTTAACATTCACATAATACCAATGACAAttcagttcaattttattaagAAATTACACTATACTGAGTTGATCTTTGAGAAGTTTAGTTTCTTCAATCAGAGTGGAGATTTTACCAGTTctgaaatgataaaaaaaacatggttAAGCAAACTTCAAAACATGTAAAACAATAAATTCTTTGCAACTTTTCTTACTCTGTAAAGGATCGTTCGAAGAaaagttatataatataagttATATAATGTGAATTATAACTTATATTTCCTACCGAAATTGCGAGGCGTGTACAACAAAAAACGATTTCACCTCTACCAACCCAGCCGAGCTAGctcatgattggcgcgacagtatatcgaggccatagactaggaatcctctagacggagtttagagcaattatttcatgaaaccgatgctgccaaaaatgctggggtgcgggggacgaggttagcgagtcccgtgccgcgattggtccgttcaaagacacggacgtcacacaaagacactttgactcgaagatggagtaaaactgcCGTATATTTGTGCCGTTTTTTCACTTAagcttcgtattttttttaaataaattaaaatctttgtattgttgattgatcaaaccgctgtgtggcgctgtcatcgtgcacggtcccaataagctatgctcgcgaggtctacagctcacagagccactagttaacatagttagaaaacgacgggtagtctatctctccgcgagatactgtcgcgccaatcatgtgctaggcctacagagGCCTATAAAAGGTATCCCATTCCAATCCATTTTGAATCTTTtgtttgacaaatcaaaattacaTTTATCTTGGCAAGTTTTGTTGTGTAGTGTATAAGTGTATAATGGAAATAGTCGCCACAACTGGGTAAGTGTTGACAGCTAAGTAAGTGGCGGGCCTGTGTCTCAGAGGCGATGATATTTTCCCTTTATGTTAAAAACTTTTAGTTAACTACAGGCGGCTTTATTACTTATACCGGGTCAACTCTGCACAATAATACAATCATGAGAAACGACAAACATTTCCCGTCTTACCGATGGTGCAGAGAAGTTATTACAGAACAATGGGATATAGGTCCTTTTGTGTAAAGGTCTAAGGGACATTTTGCACCCAATATgatgtaagtatattatattatatacataaattGTGGACACTTACTGTTGCTGCAGAATCGAGGAGATAGTGTCGCTGTGGGACTTGCCGAGAGCTATGTCCTTCCGTTTGTATTCGTCTTGCCACTTGTTGAACTAAAAATTTAGCACaacattcattaaataatattatgtattcgCGAATCAATATAttatacactagcgacccgccccggcttcgcacaggtttcAGGTTCATCATATTTCAACGAATTTGCAAAAACCTTGATTTAATTATCACCATTAATTTATTCTAAAAGACACTGCACCTACTTAATCTTTCTggt from Cydia amplana chromosome 19, ilCydAmpl1.1, whole genome shotgun sequence harbors:
- the LOC134656943 gene encoding sarcoplasmic calcium-binding protein, encoding MAISLVRIGLRSAVFNLERSAAIISSPSAQNQLKLIHTKPICNGSVCYLQDKPREELVVESAIRRYSKQHGRPEENRRKRDSDSDSASDSDTECKGHDRSEFWRRKMRTVHNILDVDKDGLISFNDFKLFANRFQSLGHLDEQQAKEFSEIIKHTWEEQWGAIDPYNFVTVEQYLEDMHHVLNDKTLKKKAHRWLPYLFKAVDKDKSGFISVKEFKLFFQCLGLDNEHAAVAFAVIDVNGDGKLSLKEFVKLGKDFFFTEDERRVSKMFWGPLVEV